Sequence from the Muntiacus reevesi chromosome 17, mMunRee1.1, whole genome shotgun sequence genome:
tatatgtaaaaatctGGTGCATAGTAGAGTTTAATAAATGATAGCCAAGAGCAGCACATTAACTTACTTGGTTGAGAAATAATTCTCCAAAGATGATTTTTCCCTCAGTTAAGCCTGTAACACtggggcaagaaaaaaaaagaggctaaaggtttgaatggggcttccctggtggctgagtggtaaagaatacacctgtaatgcaggagacctggattccatccctgaattgggaagatcccctggaggagggcctggctactcactccagtattcttgcctggagaatccccatggacagatgagcctggcaggctacatccaccaggtagcaaagagtcaagacacaactgagagattaatACAAAGGTTTGCATAAACGTTGATCTGGTTCAAGAGATTAACATCTTGAAGTTAGTTATGTGAGTATCTGTGGAAGAAAAATCCCCAACCTCAAGCAAGGGTTTGATGTTTATTTAAACCTTAGTGAGTACCATGCACTAGAGGGCTTTGTGATATGGAGGATTTGCTGTGATTATTCTGTACATTCCCTCGCTCTCAGGAGAGGCACCAGAGGGACGTGATGGTGTCCACAACAGCCTGGTACGAAGGTAGTCCTCCACGCTGGTGTCTGTGCGCGGACACTCCAGGGCGTGGGGAAACAGCTGAATTAATGATAACGAGGGTCATGTAAGGTGATGAGAGAAGGAAGATTGCTTTGCGGACCGTGGGAATGGATGGTCCCCTCATTATCAGAATAACAGAACAGCAAGTCTTATTTACTGGAGACGTGAGGGGGCGGCTGTTGGGTTCTTGCTGCTTTACTGTCAGCAATTAAGCATTTGCAGTACAGAAGGACTATTGTCTCTTTTAAGAGGAAATAAaagcccttctcctcctctctctatCTATCCCAACCTCTAGCTCCtggttttattttggaaatgctCTTTGAAGGCCtttggttttcttgtttcttttcaggCAGATTCAGCCTTTGggaaggttttctttcttttttttttgcagaggagATTGCCCCTTTCTTTCCCTAGAGTTTGCAGAGTTTTTGTGCTGATAACCTTCCTGGTGATGTTCTGAAGTGACCGGAAATGTGATTTCCCAGACAGCCAAAGGCAGGGTGTCACGTGGCCCACTTTTCCACACAGGTCTCCTTGTGGGGAGTGTGTATACTCAAGGCCAAGTGATGATGGAAAAAAATACCTCACTGATACACAGTCTGGCAGTGAAATAGGAAGAGGATAGGATTTAGAGGAGGAAGTAAGCAGACTGAGGCTTCAGCGAGTTGTCAGAGGTCTTTAACTGAATAATCAATGCTTCTGAACCAAGACCAGAATCTATGAGAGAGTCTATGAGAGGGAATCGGGGTGTCTTAGATGGTCTtgggttctttttttgttttgcctgaATAACTTAAGTTTGAATGCATCACCAAACCCTGTTGGAGTGTGGCCCACCGGAACCCCTGCTTGGCAGGAAAATGGCAGATCAGTGGGGTTGTGCCGCACGTCCATCTCAACAGATGCCACTGTGGCTCTGGCCACAGTTGTGGGTTAATTTGCTAGGGCTTGACCCGTGGGCAGATCAACAGATCCTCTCTGTTTTCAGGCCACAGGACACAGTCTTCACTTCCAGCCAGTCAATACTTGTGTTTTTAGGGGAATATGTGCATGGAAGGGCTAGGTAAAGTAGGCTTTATGAATGAACCAGTAGGAAAGACAGATTGAGGAGGATCACTTTTTAGAATGTAAGACTATGTGGAAAGAGCATTTGCTGGGAGTCAGAAACTGAATCTCAATCCTGACCATGCCCCTACTCGGCATGGGGCCTTGCTTACAGCTATTTTATCTCTTGGATACTGTGGTTACTTtgtgtgtctgttagtcactcagttgtgtccgactctttgcggccccatgaactgtccatgaaattctccaggcaagaatactggcgtgggttgccatttccatctccaggggatcttcctgacccagggttcagaACCCGGgtccttgcattgcaggcaggtgctttactgtctgagctactagggaagcagGTCTTGGAGACCCAGGGATAATGATACCTGCTACAAATCTACTACACCTGCTCAAAATCTACTCTAAACCACACCAGGATTTTGAAAGGGTGAaatgaggtgctggagaagagaacaTTGAAGACTTCAAAGCTGTGATGTCCAATATGACAACCACTAGCCACGTGTGACTTTTGGgattattatataattaaatcaatcaatttttaaaaattaattaaaattaaataaaatgaaaattttagtttCTGAGTCATACTAGCCACCTTTTTAGTGCCCAGTAGACACTTGTGGCTAGTGGATACCATATTGGGCAATAAAGACATAGGACATTTGCATTATCACAGAAAGTTTTATGGGCAGCTCTGCCTGAATGCACTATCTAGGGTGTGATATTAAAGATGTGAagtgtgaagtaattggcctccaactaataaaataaaattaaaaaaaaaaaaaaaagatgtgaaggATGGCATGTTTAGGGGTGATAAATACTGTCACAGTTAGGGGTtcttagaaagaaacaaaacacaccCAAGTTGGCTGGAGTAAAATGAGATATTTGTTTGACTAATTCAAGAAAAACACATGTGCCCCAAAGGatctcttgagagttccttggacagcaaggagatcaaaccagtcaatcctaaagaaaaacagCCCTTTTCCTCAGGGAAATCGATCCCAAGGATTGGAGATACAGCCAGACTTTAAGAGGAATTGGAACCAGTTCCTGAAAGACGATCGAGAACAAAAGAAGTATGGCTGAGTGCCTTTGATGTTTACCTAAAACTGTTGTATTTTTAataggctataccccaatacaaaataaaacgttGAAAACAAAAGAAGCTACCCTCTCACCGCtgcctctccctcttcctcttgtTGCTCTCTCCCTGTGGCCActtgtgtgtctctttttctctgtccgtggcatcttccttcctctccccctccttcacttcttccttttcttctttctctacacctttccttctcctctctcctctctctccaagTCCAGGTTTCTCAACTGTACTACTCATGGTCCAAAGAGGGCTCCAAAGAATTCAGTTCTTAAaacttgctttattgcagtatcattgatttacagtgctgtgttggtttccaaggtacagcaaagtgattcagttatacgtgtatataatagtttgcatctgctactcCCAAACACCAATCCTCCCCCCAACCCTCCTCCTTGACAACCACCTgccctctatgtctgtgagtctgtttctgttttgtaaataatttcatttgtgtcaaattttagattccacatataagtgatatatagtatttgtctttctctgcctggcttacttcatttagtatggtaatctgcaggtccatccatgttgctgcaaatggcattatttaattcttcttatggctgagtaatattccattgtatatatataactacatcatctgtcaatgaacatttatgttgtttccatgtcttaggtcttcagttcagttgctcagtcatgtctgactctttgtgaccccaaggatggcagcatgccaggcttccctgtccatcaccaactcctggagcttgctcaaattcatgtccattgagtcgatgatgccatccaaccatctcatcttctatcatccccttctcctcctgccttcaatctttcccagcatcagctcttttcaaatgattcagttctttgcattaggtggccaaatattggagtttcagcttcagcatcagtccttccaatgaatattcaggactgatttcctttaggattgactggttggatctccttgcaatcctagggactctcaagagtcttctccaacaccacactcaaaagcatcaattcttcggcactcagctttctttattagttcaactctcatatccatacatgactactgggaaaaccataactttgactagatggacctttgttggcaaagtaatgtctctgctttttaatatgctgtctaggttggtcatagctttcattccaaggagcaagtgtcttttaatttcatggctgcagtcaccatctgcagtgattttggagcccaagaaaataaagtctctcactgtttccactgtttccccatcgatttgccatgacatgatgggacaggatgccatgatcttagttttctgaatgttgagttttaagccagctttttcactctgctctttcactttcatcaagaagctctttagttcccctttgctttctgccataagggtggtgtcatctgcatatctgagtttactgatatttctcccggcaatcttgattccagtttgtgcttcctccagcccagcgtttctcatgatgtactttgcatagaagttaaataagcagggtgacaatagacaacctgatgtactcctttccccatttggaaccagtcttttgttctcatgtcttagctattgtaaatagtgtcaAGCAGACCCAGTTTTCATCACTTCTCAGGGATAATACAAAGACTGGATCCTGATTCCAAGTTTCCAGAGAAATTTGTTGTGAGGACCACCCCTGCTCCAATCAGGTGTGTCCAAGGGGATGGGGGTCATGTCCTCATGCTTACTCAAGGATAGTGAAGGGTGGGGCAGATACTCTAAAAAGGAGCATATGGGGATATTATTGACTATCATGTTCATCCTTAACACCTTGGAGTGGCCCATTGAAACTATGACCACTTAGTGAAAAGTTGTCAGAGATTTGACTAAAGCCGTAAAGAAAAAGGCTGTGATACCTTTTCACCTTTGGTTATATGATTTGATCACCAATACAGATTCTCAAGGATTTGGCTTGACTTCTACATTATTATACCTGGATATAAGTGGGCGCAGTCAGAAGCAAGGTGGAAATCGGGTCTAAGCCTTGTCATTTCTTAAATGCAAATGGGACATTAATGAGACCCTTTTCCTCTTCTACCTTTAGGAAGAAACATGAAGTTCCCCTGGAAATTATTCAAGAGGAAGATGGAAAGGGCTATCTAAAAGAGACTTGAGAGCCACAGACCACAAGACTGGGGCCAGAGGGCTGGCAGTGGAAAACCCTGTTGGGTTGCGATCTCTCACTGAAAAGTCCCAGTTGCCTTTTTACTTCCTGccgaaggaagggagagaaggagcagACCATGTCCATAGCCTTGAAGCAGGTGTTCAACAAGGACAAGACCTTCCGGCCCAAGAGGAAATTTGAACCTGGCACGCAGAGGTTCGAGCTCCACAAACGGGCTCAGGCCTCCCTCAACTCGGGCGTGGACCTGAAGGCGGCCGTGCAGCTGCCGAGCGGCGAGGACCAGAACGACTGGGTGGCGGTGCACGTGGTGGACTTCTTCAATCGCATCAACCTCATCTACGGTACCATCTGTGAGTTCTGCACCGAACGGACCTGCCCTGTGATGTCAGGGGGCCCCAAATACGAATACCGGTGGCAGGATGACCTCAAGTACAAGAAGCCGACTGCCCTGCCGGCCCCCCAGTACATGAACCTTCTCATGGATTGGATCGAGGTCCAGATCAACAATGAAGACATCTTTCCAACGTGTGTGGGTAAGTCCGTGACCAGCTGCCTGGTTATTTTGTCACATCCCACCCCAGCTTGGAAAGTTGGCAGAGACTCCTTCTGAAGCGGCCTGCCTTTGAATGCTGGATAGCATCCATGCCACTGTTTCCCTAAGTCCCATCATTCATGTATCTACAATTTCTTTTTCCATATCTAAGGaccttatggaaaaaaaaatcatgtgtggACCACTTATAATTATTCTGTGGTCCTCAGTAGTGGGGAACACTGGCTTGATGAAAAGTTAAATTTGATCTTATTGACATCCTTAGGATTAGCCTCCAAACCCACCCAGAGTTCCTAgtgaaatttttaatttgagCTAATTAACTGGGTAGTTACACTAACTCTAGTACAGTGATTGGTAGTCATCTCAGGATGAGAATTCCCAGTATGAAAATCCATGGATTTGTTTGGGAGttgaacaaacaggtggttggcATTTTGGAGAAACAAGATCCTGGCATTCTCTTCTTCCCTGATCATAGGTATTAATTCCTGGCTGTTCTATTAACTCTGGACCGTTGTGGAGTGGCTAGACCAACCCAGACACTTGGAATGCAAATGCTTTCGTCTGCTTTGTACTATAAAAGCCATGAAACTCTTCAAGGGGAAGGACCAGACCTTTtccatgtcttttatttctttatgctgCTTATCATTGGGTCTGCCTGCCTAGCAGGATGAATTTACAATTCAGTTTTAGGGCCTTTGGGTCAATAGAGATGAACACTATCTCTGATGCCCAGCATGGTGCCCTGGAACCTTTTAGGCACTGAGGAACTATTTGTAGAATGACTGAAAAAAGTACTTATGCTGCtgtaaaatattattgaaaagatCTGAGAAGGTtggggtatttaaaaaaaaaaaagcatttgaaacaCATTGCTGAAATCACCTTTATATGGGGCACGTGTCCACATGTGGGATGTGGGAAGTTGAGGTGGGGTGTATGGAAGTAATTgcttatataaaaaatatatatatatatatataacttgacTACGGTAGTATGTCCATTTTGAAATATTCAGCACACAAACCAATTTGCTCAGATTCCTCTTGTTGCCTGGCCTTGCCTGATTTCCTCTTGCACTTTCTCTCTGCTGGCTCTTGTAGGGCAGGAGATGGGATGCATGATAACACAGTTCCCCTTGGTTGACTCACCGGCATAGGAGGAAGAAGGCAGTTTTCAGAAACTCCCCTAGCTGCATAACTGATACCTTGGAGGAGTAGAAATTTCCTTGGCTCATGTCTTGCATTTTCATTGACTGTCGGAGGCTTCTTTTGGAGCTGGGAGGAATTTGTCTTTTCCGAAAGCCTTATAGGCCACTGCCAAGGCTCTGTGCAGAACATGTGATagcaataaagataaataaatctgGGCAAGGATCCCTCCTCATTGTCCTTCGccttctgtttctgtcctttgatGCTTTGAACTCTGGGCACTTCTGTTCTCTCTGGCAGCTGTGGTTACCACACAAAGTTGCTGACCAGAAATAACATCACGGAACCTGGTGTGTTACTTAAGGGCGAGGAAGCTTCTGGCGCTCTCCTTGGAAAATAGGACATCAGAGGTGATTTTAGACTTTGGAGGAAATCAGTGGATGCTGCTGCATCTCTCAGAGTAAttgactttgctttctttttcaatatGGTTTCCTTAGCCATTCACTATGCTTGGGGCATGCTCACTTGATCAGAATCCTCTGTTTCAGCTCTTCCCAATATGGACTTCACAGTATGAAAGTGTTCTGAGAGGTCTTAATAGGTGcatatgttttgtctttttttttgtccCCATGGAAAAATAGGTTTGGGAAATGCTGAGTGAAACTGATTTCTTTACTGAAGGActttattttaatgtgcattaaATCTCCAAGAAatcccttgagaaatctgtatgaaggtcaggaagcaacagttagaactggacatggaacaacacactcgttccaaatagga
This genomic interval carries:
- the MOB3B gene encoding MOB kinase activator 3B — its product is MSIALKQVFNKDKTFRPKRKFEPGTQRFELHKRAQASLNSGVDLKAAVQLPSGEDQNDWVAVHVVDFFNRINLIYGTICEFCTERTCPVMSGGPKYEYRWQDDLKYKKPTALPAPQYMNLLMDWIEVQINNEDIFPTCVGVPFPKNFLQICKKILCRLFRVFVHVYIHHFDRVIVMGAEAHVNTCYKHFYYFVTEMNLIDRKELEPLKEMTSRMCH